A segment of the Solanum lycopersicum chromosome 9, SLM_r2.1 genome:
CTTTAAAGAAGCAATGAGTGAAATCAATAAAGTCTCATTTAATGCCTCACTTGTGATTAGACCATTGGGAGGTAAGTATAATAAAGTTGCTCTTTTTGATAAAACACAACCAAGAATAAGATTTATTTCTAACTTAGACAAGTTAGATTTGCTTGAATggttaaatatttatatcatcaaTCGATAAAGATAGGtgaaatttacattttttttaatagtaagaTGTGTGGGAGAAAAAAATAggatattatttttaacttgGACTATGAGCTCCAGATGCAGAGCTATATTATCTTGAGGCCGTCCTtcgtaaaaaattatataatatattctgTTCAAAATggttgaatttaatattttagattCCTGGTATAATATACGAGGAAGGACGATGTTAgaattttgttatgattttcttattataatttaatatttattttttcttacagaaaagataaaatattactataaatgtttttagtttttttgaaagggaaatataatattattttatatttagtttatttttttttattaggaaaaaatTTTAGAGTAGGAAAAAGTTTTAGAGTAGCTATTTCTTTTATAGTAGGAAATGTTTAAGTATTCTATAACATAAGCTTGTTTCTTCTAACACAAAAGaacaataaaatccacaatgtagTAATTTAGAGACTTTTGTTTATGGAGGATTTTATTCTATCCacagtttcaatattttttcttcatattactTTTGatataatagtattttttttgtttttactattAGTTTTTGTTATCTAATTTATCAATCATGTGATTTGCAAATTGTAAGCTTCTGTATAACGTCATATTCACCTCTTCATATTCCCAACAAACGCTTCGTTccaaaaaacttttttattaatCACTGAAATCAATTTTacgtataattattttaataaaatataattttatttattattcgaatatacaaattaattatgtataagtaaaagtgaaaaaagaaaCTTCAATTAGATATTTCTATAGTGTAGTACTAGCTCCCTTCGTCCCATACTAATTAGTGCTGTTTATTTGTCCCTATGGCTAAttgatttatcatttttgttaaaatagttatttatCATTTATGTGTAGCTTTTCATATCAAGAGTAATATTTACTTGCataatatatcaattaaataaattacattattaatgatgttaAATTCTTTTACCCTCTTTATATATCATGTTATCATcgtatcatataaataaaattaaatacacTTTTTCCctatctttatatttatatttataaattacacaCAAAATATGTAGCCTACCATGTTCATTGATTCTTCCttaattccatttttttttatggcTGTGCGtgtgaattaattaaaatataaaaatgataacaTAAGATATGTTGCCTTTTTCTCATAAAGAAACTTggattattaaaattttgaactgTGAGCATTTAAAAACTGAATTTActgtttattttattagtgGCAAAATTAATTTAcactttttaactttgttttaaaaatcaaatcatctTTTCAATTGTGAATAATAAACATTTTTTACCTCTTTATTCTAAGCAATatctgtatatgtatataaaccttcccttgtatgtgtatatatatattttatcctaagtagttttacattttaatttaagttcATTAACATTTTAAGTAGAAAAAACCTTTTATGAATCCATTATAAAATCAATACTATCTTTTATGACTGTTATTTTAACATGTACatatgtaaataattatttttttttgaagtgttaaCTATAcacattataattattaaattattaatgtcATAATAATTGATTTCTACATTATAGTGCTTTTATAGATAATTATTGTAGCATTATTTTTGTACGAGCCAAACGTCCCCTAAGGTGTTTATTACTTTAATAGGAAGTTTAAACAGACAAAATGATGTGATTTTAGTTGATTAGTCCAATTTCTAGGTTTAGTAGGATTTGGCTGCAGTAGTTGTTGAATTTCTCACTTATTTTCTTACGTTCAGTATGTaagtaaattttgttaaaaatatttttatatatataatttagataaatattatgaaagatAAGAGGATGTGTCGGAGAAACGGAGGAAAGGGGAAGGATTAGGGATGTGGGGTCCAGTTAGGGGTGGGGGTCGGTGGGGGGAGAGAATGAGGGTCCAACCCTTTTATTCGAAATTTCTTAGTGagaaaaatacaattataataGAACTGACAAATCGTAATTtgttaaacttattttttcgACTTTCATTAAAAACGGGGACACCCTTGGTCCTAGTTCACTTGGAAGCTTTTACTACACAACTTTAAGATGTTTTGGCCAGTTTGCTACCAACCtttcataattatgaaataaaatcaataaaagtgaaaaaagaattaaatattaCTCTATTGAAAATTCAAACAAGACaaatgttctttccttttttatttaattaaaaatttgatggtACAAAATCATGAACACACCACTATCGTTATCGTTAGGGTCACTCTTAGGTTGATAGTGtggtataaataattttaacataaaatcaatacaaaataataaaatagccATTTAATTAAAGCAATATTAGGTTGGCCTAATTTAATAATACTATAGTCTTATTAGGTTATGTTggtatttatgtattttttaattttatatattgataGTAGAAGGATGAGTTTATTGAAATAAGATTTTTTCtgcaaattttattttgtatttatcttaaataatttattttatatgtataaattaataatttaaaactaaaaaaagaaaactataatttaaaatttattaactttaaattcctaataatataaaatgttgAATAATGACACGTACATTATAACTAATGAATATTATACTTTAAGGACAAAAGCTACCATTAGTTAGAATATGTAAGAAATACTTTATAAGTAATATAACAACAactcattattattaattatcatataataatttttttcattattcacCACGATATAATAATACATTCATTATTACTTACGCCAAAAATAAATTCTTCACAataatttcacataattaatttgTAAATCAAGTGATTCTTCACGAagaaacaacaatattttagtaattagaaaatttaaataatttagttgattgattatttaaagtttaactttataaataattaaaaaaattaaaatctcacATTATAATATATTCTCCAATTTATTTTCCCCTTCTATTTTactaataagttttttttaaaaaatttttgtGTTTGACGAAAAGCACAAACTAACAATATTATTAACAACCACAAAATGTGGGATTTCCACCGATTATTAAATGTTAATCAATCGCCCAATACATCATTTTCAAATCTTTTCAAGCACCTCTAAGGTGTTGTTTGGTCGTAAATTATATTACTTATGTATAATTTACTTATGCAGGatataatatatgtaaattaattttatttatcaattatattgtgataaatttataaaatgtagatcgactaattatttatatatattttagttatattttggAAAATCCTTGCATCACCGGTTCAATTCTAATTCATTCCGATGTCCACATGATTAATTTGTATGTGTAATCAATTGTGCGGGATTATCTTATGTCAAGAGGtgttaattgatattttttagtcaattcaattatattgtttaagtattttgtaattttaatttttgtgcaTAAATtacaacattttaatttttgatattttgataccttttaataaaaatattgactcCATTAAGATGATTATtgaatgataataacaatgattttgatgtgCTAATTTTAAACAAACTTATTCACCTCAACTGATATCTATATCATTAATTTAAACGTATAGAAGTAAAACACTCTAATTtatctaaaattaaataaataaatatatttatctctTATTATTGAATGATGATAACAATGATTTTAATGTGCTAATTTAAACAAAGTTATTCACCTCAACtgatatttatatcattaatttaaaaGTATAGAAGTAAACACTCtagtttatataaaaataaataaataaatatatttattttacataatatcCTACATGACAGTTTAAGCCTACATATGTTATATTACGTAAgcatatatgttgataattttccatatatttattacacacttataaattatataaaattaaataaatagacgCATATATCACGGAATCGTAACAATTCACATTGATGAATTATGCCATTTGTATAAACAACCATCCAAACAGAGTGTTAAAAACGACATAGTAACAAACTTTCAATATTGCTTTGCTTTAATGGCTATCACCAAGTTTCACTTGAAGCCATAGAAAATTTCAGATTCCTTCACACATCCTCTCTCTCTGTCCCCAAAACTCAAACACTTTCAATTCACAATGGAAttacttctcttcttcttcctcacacCATTTCTCTTCTTTATTAACTGTTCTTCCATTACTCAAATTTCTTCACCATTGTTGATTTTACCcctaaaaactcaacaaatcTCATCTGGGTTTTCATCTCCAAATAAACTCCCATTTACTCACAATGTTACTCTTACTGTTTCCCTTTCAGTTGGTACACCTCCACAGAATGTAACAATGGTGCTCGATACTGGTAGTGAACTTTCATGGCTACATTCAAATTCAACCCGAATCAAACAACCCATTTTCAACCCCAACCGTTCACTCTCCTACAGACCCGTTTCTTGCTCCGAACCCATTTGCACGACCCGAACCCAAGATTTTTCCATACCAGCTTCTTGTGATTCGAAGAATTTCTGTCATGCTGTGCTTTCTTACGCAGATGCTTCGTCTTCAGAAGGGAATTTAGCTATGGATACGTTTACGATTGGCGGGTCGAATTTTACGGGTACGATATTCGGGTCAATGGATTCGGGTTTCAGTAGTGATTCGGATGAAGATGAAAAGACAACCGGGTTAATGGGTATGAACCGTGGATCTCTATCTTTTGTTTCACAAATGGGGTTCAAAAAGTTTTCTTATTGCATTTCGAGCCTTGATTTTTCTGGTATTTTACTTTTCGGTGAATCGAATTTTACTTGGATTTTACCGTTAAATTACACCCCGTTAGTCGAAATTTCGCTTCCGTTACCTTATTTCGATCGAGTTGCGTATACTATTAAACTTGAAGGTATTAAAGTTTCGAATAAATTACTTCCGATACCTGAATCCGTATTTATACCCTATCATACTGGGGCGGGTCAAACCATGGTTGATTCGGGTACCCAATTTACATTCCTATTAGGTCAAGCTTACACTATACTAAGGAGTGAGTTTTTGAATCAAACAATGACAATCCTTAAGGTCCTTGAGGATCaagattttgtttttcaagGTGCAATGGACTTGTGTTATCGAGTACCTATTAATCAAACGTCGTTACCTAAGTTACCATCGGTTAGTTTAGTGTTTCGAGGAGCAGAAATAACTGTTTCAGGAGAACGATTGTTGTATCGAGTACCTGGTGAAATTCGAGGGAAAGATTCGATACATTGTTTTACTTTTGGAAATTCCGATCAACTAGCCGTTGAGGCGTACATTATAGGACACCATCATCAACAAAATGTATGGGTGGAGTATGATCTTGAAAAATCTCGCATCGGTTTTGCTCAAGTACGATGCGATATAGCGAGTCAAAGATTTGGTTTTTTCCATTGAATCGAAGATGTAAGAtagtattattcttttttccAAATCATATATAGTTCGAGTCTAAAACTGTATCTATCTAATGGAGACGGTGGAAAACATGTCATGTGATTAATGGATTGAGTGGTCCCAAATTAATGCATATAACACCCTTCAAATTTATGAATTGCCATACTTGGGGTTGCAAAACATCAAATGAAAGTGGGGGTTGTTGGCTCAAAGACTAGAAATGgttggtgattttttttaaagagagGTCTTTACCATTTTGTACATTTTGTGATTCAACATAAAGGGTGTGTTGAATTTTCAAAGGCAATATATAATCTTCTTGTCGTATTGAATGATTAGTTATGTATACTCTCATTGAGTTATTTTGTTTGTATGTATGTAGGGAAATATATTGGTTATCAATGTTATATATcttttattgattgaattaatgTTTTGATACATATTAGCATATAATTGTATCACTTCAAAGTTATTGTCATTCAttgtatatcaaattattatttaatttgtttgggTGATTTACACAAATAGAACCATTTAgagttgtttttaaaattttgtcaaatgtttaaagaatttttgcaataaataaataaaataaaatctttttcataaattatgtCGAGtggaatataaaaaaattatgcatatatcactatcctattttaattttgagtttacGCCTTACATTTCAGATAGTATAGGAGTATAATACAAAATCACATGTTACTAGGGATGACAATGGGGTGGGGTGCGGTGAGGTGGGTTTAAGGCTATACGGGGTGGAGTGGATTTAAGATTATGTGCAGTGGGTGGGATGCCGGGCACGTAGACATgagttttttttagaattaatgTGGGACATCGCATTGCgggtatatgtgattttatgtggattcaaatttaattttaacttattaCATGTTATAAGAGTGACATAACATTATaagataatttctttaaaactattaaatcattcaagatagtaaatgaaaatggttcaataaaaaataatacaatttctaATTACATGTTTACCAATGGATcagtaattttctttttatgtcattatcctattaaattaatataacttaataaaaaaatgaatttatttatttttgcgaattttgtttttagtatcaaacttaactaataacagaaaatatcaaaaaactTATACTGGACAGATTTATGCGAGACGTGTCTAAGCGGGACGAAGACaggttaaaaatgaaaaatttgataTGTGGGACCAGTGTTTTCAAAAACGTTTTTGGGGCGAAACCCAGGGCGGGGCATACCAAAAACGCTCTGAGCGTCAATTAAAACGTAGATCCATATGGCGTAAGTCCTAAACATAAAAACGCAAGTCCTGGGCGTAAAAACATATGCGGgacatttttgatttatttttttaaatcatatttttattattggtgtaatgatatttctcaaataataattatactgcttttttcttcattattgattattagtgtttatctcaaataaaaatcataaatcatcgaaatgtttaatttttcttattttattagtaataaaattttaaaattgaatatacgTGAGACTACGCCCCGTAGATCCATGAGACTTACGCCCTGTGTCTCGAGGCTTATACCTCGCCCGTATTGTATAAAACACCTCACCTCACGTCCCCACCTTTTAAAACACTATGCCTCTGTAgaacaaaatgaaattaattaaaaaaatttacgaaTTAAGCTCAACCCGGCCATGACCACACCTATATGTTACTTTGAGTTTTAGGTGTGTAACATAATGTGAATCCATAAATTACATGTTACTCGAGTAAAATTCCTTTGTGTGTCCCATATTAGACATTCcctactcaaataataataatattatctcTTTATAAGTACTGATGAAAATTGATAGATACCGAACAAGTGAAAACCCTTCTCTCACCAACTTAAGCTTCTTCAAGTACTCTCATCTTCCTAACTTGTAATATTCGATaataaaatgtttatatttatacatcaacaaatataatatatatatatatatatatatatatatatatatatatatatatatatatatatatatatttcttgcaCACATATTTTTAAACAATCACCGATTAGGATtatctattaattttattattgccATCTCGGACCAATGTCATCCATTTCAGTGGTAGAGCTACCAAGACTGATGAagtttaaatcttaaattttaatcataatgtttgaataaattatg
Coding sequences within it:
- the LOC101255725 gene encoding aspartic proteinase PCS1; this translates as MELLLFFFLTPFLFFINCSSITQISSPLLILPLKTQQISSGFSSPNKLPFTHNVTLTVSLSVGTPPQNVTMVLDTGSELSWLHSNSTRIKQPIFNPNRSLSYRPVSCSEPICTTRTQDFSIPASCDSKNFCHAVLSYADASSSEGNLAMDTFTIGGSNFTGTIFGSMDSGFSSDSDEDEKTTGLMGMNRGSLSFVSQMGFKKFSYCISSLDFSGILLFGESNFTWILPLNYTPLVEISLPLPYFDRVAYTIKLEGIKVSNKLLPIPESVFIPYHTGAGQTMVDSGTQFTFLLGQAYTILRSEFLNQTMTILKVLEDQDFVFQGAMDLCYRVPINQTSLPKLPSVSLVFRGAEITVSGERLLYRVPGEIRGKDSIHCFTFGNSDQLAVEAYIIGHHHQQNVWVEYDLEKSRIGFAQVRCDIASQRFGFFH